Below is a window of Variovorax sp. TBS-050B DNA.
CGTGTAGGGACGCTGCTTGGTCTCCGAGAAGATCTTGGAAAGATAGATTCCGACCACACCGATGAACGAGATGATCATGCCCTCCGAGAAGCCAGATCGAGGCCATCACCGAAGTCCAGCCGCTGAGGGGCTTGGTCAAAAACAGCCAATGCAGCACCAGGTACAGCGCATAGGCTCCAGCACAGGCAGAGATCGCTACGCCTATGTAGAAGATGCCCACCAATGGCGCATTGCTGAAGGAAGTGACCGAGTTGACCAGCAGCGACATCTTCCTGCGAAACGTATAAGTGGTCTCGCTGGTGTTGTGCTTCGCAACGGTATGGGGTCGCTGGTCGAAGCCCGTGATATGCCATAGGCCCGCCATGAACACTTCTCGCTCCCGATGGCTCAGAAGCGCATCCACGTACCGCCGCGTCATCAGGCGGGCCGTCACGATGTTCTCTGGCAGCGCAAGCCCGGTGAGTGCCTCGAACAGGGAATAGAACCAGCGCCCGCTCCAGCGTTCGAACCAGTTGCCCTTGCGACGCTCCTGAACGCCGTACACCACATCGCAAGCGGAGCTTTCGAGCTGCTGCGCGAAGGCCGGCAAGTACTCCGGCTCCTCCTCGAGGTCGCTGTCGATCAGAAAGACGCGTTCACCGGACGCGTGCGCCAGGCCGGTCATCATCGCTTTGTGGTGGCCGAAGTTCCGCGAGAGATCGACGACGACCACCCGTGGGTCGACGTCCACGAGCTGCAGCGCCACCTGGAGGCTGGTGTCGGGCGACCCGTCGTTCACCAGAATGATTTCATAGTCCTCGCCTGCGACCTGTCGGGCCGCCTCGCTCGCTCTCCGGTGGAACTCCACGATGTAGGCGGCCGACTGGTACAGCGTCGCGACGATGGATAGCTTCATGTGCGCACGTGCTTCATGTAGCGCGGCGCCATGGCGCCGCAATTGAACAGCAGATCGAGCACTGTCACGCCGTGGGCGAAGTCACCCCAGAGCTGCGGGTATTCGGGATAGTTTGCATAGTCGAACCACTCGAGCGAGATGCCACGTTGCAGAAAGACTTCAGGCTCGAGATAGTCGCGTGCTGCAGGGCCGGAAACATACACGGTGCCTCCGGCTTGCCGGCACAGGTCAGCCAATCGCTCGGATTTGCCTTCGATCAACCCGTACTCCGATGAATCGCTGATCGTCGTCTTGATCCCCAGCCACTTGCAGATCGAGACGATGAACGCGCGGTTGAGTTGGGACAGGAGCATGTCCGGCGGGACTTCATAGAGCGGCGCCAGCCAGGTGGCGATCTCCTGAAAGTGAGGAGCTCGGCGGTAGTTCTGCACCAGGGTCTTCCAGTGGTCCGACGCCCATTCGTTCCCGGCGATCCGCGTTTGATTGATCTTCTGGTGATATCGGCCCTTCACCTGAACCGGAATGGTGAGCCACTGCACGCCGTGCGGCG
It encodes the following:
- a CDS encoding WbqC family protein — protein: MIKKVAIVQSNYIPWKGYFDLIASVDEFILYDDMQYTRRDWRNRNQIKTPHGVQWLTIPVQVKGRYHQKINQTRIAGNEWASDHWKTLVQNYRRAPHFQEIATWLAPLYEVPPDMLLSQLNRAFIVSICKWLGIKTTISDSSEYGLIEGKSERLADLCRQAGGTVYVSGPAARDYLEPEVFLQRGISLEWFDYANYPEYPQLWGDFAHGVTVLDLLFNCGAMAPRYMKHVRT